In Oncorhynchus masou masou isolate Uvic2021 chromosome 31, UVic_Omas_1.1, whole genome shotgun sequence, the sequence CAGTGCAGCTAACATAACCTGTCATGACACGTACAGTGCAGCTAACATAACCTGTCATGACACGTCAGTGCAGCTAACATAACCTGTCATGACACGTACAGTGCAGCTAACATAACCTGTCATGACTAACATAACCTGTCATGACACAGTGCAGCTAACATAACCTGTTATGACACGTACAGTGCAGCTAACATAACCTGTCATGACACGTACAGTGCAGCTAACATAACCTGTCATGACATGACACGCTAACATAAGTGCAGCTAACATAACCTGTCATGACACGTACAGTGCAGCTAACATAACCTGTCATGACACGTACAGTGCAGCTAACATAACCTGTTATGACACGTACAGTGCAGCTAACATAACCTGTTATGACACGTACAGTGCAGCTAACATAACCTGTTATGACACATACAGTGCAGCTAACATAACCTGTTATGACACGTACAGTGAGGTATGATTGTTGTTATGATTGTTGTGACCTCTCACCTAATCTCTGGTGGACAGACCTACGTAAACATAACTGGTACCGTAACCATAGAATCTGTCGTGAAGGAATGGGATGCGTGGGATAACAATCTGTAGTAGTTCCAATGTTTGGGTTTTTCCATCACTGGTTAATTGGAAAAATCACGATTTTGCAGGTGTTAACATCTTTCGAATTTCAGAAGGGGACATTTGGCCGGTAACTTGCAGAGAGAAAGTGGAGCTCCTCGTTCCGTTTCCACTCCTCATTAAATCTCTTCTCTTAACATGTATGGACCCAGAACTTAATCGGGCAGCTGACCAATTATGCAAGACTTCTGTTCTGGGTTAACCGAGATTACCATTCACCTGTTTGACAGCGTCCAGCAGCCTCTCTAGCAGGTGTTGTCTCTTTGCGTCATTCTGCTGAGGGCCTGGAAAGGAGAAGGAGGGCGATCATACAAAATAGACCATCTGTCAGTTTGGTAATCTCATCTCAGATTTCTGGCCTAAGAGTGACTAGCCTGCATAATGGACAAGTAATCTCCAGCTAAATCACAGAGCTGTACAACTATTTCACCAAGCTTATCAGAAATGTATACAATGATGTGTTCCACAAAGAAGAATATGATTTGGTCAAATATATCTTTATTCTACAGTAGGAAAGTGACATAACACATTTTGGAGATACTGTAATAACAAGAAAAGGTTGTTGTAATAAGTTTTCACCAACAAATACATGCAGTTTGCTAAGAAAGCACGACCTTGGAGAAAGTAATGGGCTAGATGAGGTTGGTCAGGACTCAGGAGCAATAACAAAAAAGGTCTAATATGGTTAGAGGGGTTTCTCTTTGATGTATCAACATTTATTCATGACTACTATGTCATGCAGTCAAGCCATAATTCGATTTGCATGAGATTCAAGATACCCGCGGGAAGCGTCATTATCTATCCTTTACGCCTGCCTGAACTCATTATGAGAATGATGCGTTGTCCTTCATTCTAACCCGCATTGCTTTAATAGGCCTATATGTGCACAAAACATACAAAATTCCTGTAATAAACCAAAGCCATTTCAATTGGTGATGGTAGAACAAAAAGTGATTTTGTTTTTAGCTACAACTCACCGTTCATGCTGTCAGTCCGAGTCGTTAGTGTTGTTGTTGACACACCACAAGTAAACTAGTTCATAGCTCTTCGGTTCGACATGGTGGAAATCCAGAATTCTATTGCCATTCTGTACGAACCAAACCCTGGGAGGCAGAGAGCACGACTTCCATGATTTTGCACTCCCTTCTTCTCATCAACACAACGGGGGTCCTTGGCCCACTGTTGCGCATGTCGGCTGGAACTACAGAGGCCTGCGAGTAGCCGTTTATCACTATCGCTATAAGAGTTAAACCGAGTCACATTTGTAGATCAAATGTTTGATTTACAAACCCAGAAGCACTTGTAGTTTCAGTGACTGGACTGTCGTAGCTCTGGATAATCTTTAAAttgtaataaaataaatgtattgtgCCACTGCCTGCAAAGCGAAACATCGTCGGCACTGCCGGTCACATGACCAGACACACTGTTGTCATATGATAGGGTAGGGGGTTGTGGGAACTGTAGTTCATTACTATAATCTCTGTTAAACATTCACTTGTTTTCAAACACATTCATTGATAGTTTTCACTTTCTATggcaagcagtgtgtgtgtgtgtgtgtgtgtgtgtgggggggggggtagagacatCAAGCTGCAAAGCCAGACCTCCACAACCCCAATGTCTTTGCCTCTGTAATGTCATCTGTGTGGTTAAAGATCTGTACTGTCTTGGTTGTGACCAGTATGGTGGTGCCCTCCTCAGTGGAAGGGACAGGCAGGTTGGAGTTGCAGTCGGGGGTCTGGCAGTTTGTTCCCTCCTGGAGAACCATGGCTCCAGCTCCACTCGTCAAGCTGTCCTGTCCCATGATAACCACTGTCTGCTCAGGGAAATCATCAGAGACCCTCTCAGTCCCAGGACACTCTGCTTCCTGTAGTCGTGATACTGGGGGATAACATTGACGTGAGttacatactgtatgatagagatataggggtaggCAATGTATTGGGTATAGTCACAAGGATATGCATTCGATTCATTCATTGTAGTTCTTCAGAGTTTTTACATTTGACTTATCATTCATGGAGGGGAATTTCCATTCATCACAAATGAGTGAATCAATCACCAATCAGATGAGGAAGCATGGTCACATATTGTGACAGATCGACGTAACCTGTGTGCCTGCTACTAACAGCGAATCACTGTATAATAATTTCCCATCATATGAAAGGTAAAGCAAGCGTTGTCATATTATGACTGACAGGCAGATACGGTAACCTGTCTGCTGATAACAGACCATTACTATTTAACCATATATCACCTCCCTATGCTTCTTTGTGTTTTATCTTACATTTGTTCCTTGGGAAACGTCTGCATGTCTTCTTCCTCAGTacctgcagcagcagcaggagagtaGTAAAAGCACACAGGAACACAAACAGCCAGACCAAGGTCAGACGAATGTTGAACGGCTCTGGGGCTTTGCTCTCTGATGCTGGACAGGTTAACAGAAAAACATATGTCCGTAATGCTCGTACTTATCCTACAGATTCACTGGGCCAGCTTAATTTGTCTATGCCTCCTTCGCTTGAGTATAAGGACTAACAATACAATGTCTCACATAACAATTCAGATGCCAATATTTATAACAATGCTTAAAGATATTCCATAACAATAACAAATACAATCATGTTTATTAATATACAGCTGCATTATAATTTCAAAACTCAAATGATCAAAAGTTTGAAATGTTAAAACAGTATTGTACTTACATTGAGTACAGTATGTTGTGCAAACCCTGGGTGGTGAATTGCATCGTAAATAGCATTGTTTACACTCCTCGACTAGCCCATCATAGTAGTATCCCAGTCCACACTGTCCTTCTGACATAGCAATACAGTATAAGACAATCAAGAATAAGATCTGAAATAGATGCTAAAATGGTGTActttccagtttcagtgattgAGATTGACTGGGCAGTTATGTGGTTCTGGTTTTAAAAGAGAATATATAATATGTAAATAATGTAGGGGAAATCCCTCTGCTACACAGAGACTGGTGAGATTTCAGAACGAGAGAGGAACTATACCCACAGCACGAGGGTGTTATTCACCACAGAAAGTAGGTAAATACActgagtacccccccccccagtctatTAACTAATTTCATGTctagtgatgtcaccaggcaggacAAAACTCCATTCCACTGACACAGACTGAAATTTCATGCTGTCTTTTAAACAGATCTTATACTCATACAGAATTATAATTATTCCAACCTCAAAGTGTGgatgtagcacgcgctccagcaggtatatttcactggtcactcccaaagccaattcctcctttggccgcctttccttccagttctctgctgccaatgactggaacgaactgcaaaaatctgacgctggagactcatatctccctcactagctttaagcaccagctgtcagagcagctcacagatcactgcacctgtacatagatgggctgtttacagatgggctatctacttacctcattttgtttattccatgtgtaactctgtgttgttgtatgtgttgaattgctatgcgtttatcttggccaggtcacaggtgtaaatgagaacttgttctcaactagcttagctggttaaataaaggtgaaataaaaataaatatcttcctctctaactttaagcatcagctgtcagagcagcttgcAGATCATTGcacttgtacatagcccatctgtaaacagctcacccaactacctcatccccatattgtcaTTAATCAATTTTTTAAAAATGCTTCTTTgcaacccagtatctctacctgcacattaatcttctgcacatctatcactccagtgtttaattgctatattgtaatttatttcaccactatggcctatttattgccttacctcccttatcctacctcatttacacacactgtatatagatttttctattgtgttattgttagaggaattctaaattcctatattacatttacatttacatttaagtcatttagcagacgctcttatccagagcgacttacaaattggtgaattcaccttctgacatcagtggaacagccactttacaatagtgcatctaaatcatttaagggggggggtgagaaggattgctttatcctatcctaggtattccttgaagaggtggggtttcaggtgtctccggaaggtggtgattgactccgctgtcctggcgtcgtgagggagtttgttccaccattggggggccagagcagcgaacagttttgactgggctgagcgggaactgtacttcctcagtggtagggaggcgagcaggccagaggtggatgaacgcagtgcccttgtttgggtgtagggcctgatcagagcctggaggtactgcggtgccgttcccctcacagctccgtaggcaagcaccatggtcttgtagcggatgcgagcttcaactggaagccagtggagagagcggaggagcggggtgacgtgagagaacttgggaaggttgaacaccagacgggctgcggcgttctggatgagttgtaggggtttaatggcacaggcagggagcccagccaacagcgagttgcagtaatccagacgggagatgacaagtgcctggattaggacctgcgccgcttcctgtgtgaggcaggggcgtactctgcggatgttgtagagcatgaacctacaggaacgggccaccgccttgatgttagttgagaacgacagggtgttgtccaggattacgccaaggttcttagcgctctgggaggaggaaacaatggagttgtcaaccgtgatggcgagatcatggaacgggcagtccttccccgggaggaagagcagctccgtcttgccgaggttcagcttgaggtggtgatccgtcatccacactgatatgtctgccagacatgcagagatgcgattcaccacctggtcatcagaagggggaaaggagaagattaattgggtgtcgtctgcatagcaatgataggagagaccatgtgaggttatgacagagccaagtgacttggtgtatagcgagaataggagagggcctagaacagagccctgggggacaccagtggtgagagcgcgtggcgaggagacagattctcgccacgccacctggtaggagcaacctgtcaggtaggacgcaatccaagcgtgggccgcaccggagatgcccaactcggagagggtggagaggaggatctgatggttcacagtgtcgaaggcagccgataggtctagaaggatgagagcagaggagagagagttagctttagcagtgcggagcgcctccgtgatacagagaagagcagtctcagttgaatgactagtcttgaaacctgactgatttggatcaagaaggtcattctgagagagatagcgggagagctggccaaggacggcacgttcaagagttttggagagaaaagaaagaagggatactggtctgtagttgttgacatcggagggatcgagtgtaggttttttcagaaggggtgcaactctcgctctcttgaagacggaagggacgtagccagcggtcagggatgagttgatgagcgaggtaagggagaaggtctccggaaatggtctggagaagagaggaggggatagggtcaagcgggcaggttgttgggcggccggccgtcacaagaagcgagatttcatctggagagagaggggagaaagaggtcagagcacagggtagggcagtgtgagcagaaccagcggtgtcgtttgacttagcaaacgaggatcggatgtcgtcgaccttcttttcaaaatggttgacgaagtcatctgcagagagggaggaggggggagggggaggaggattcaggagggaggagaaggtggcaaagagcttcctagggttagaggcagatgcttggaatttagagtggaagaaagtggctttagcagcagagacagaggaggaaaatgtagagaggagggagtgaaaggatgccaggtccgcagggaggcgagttttcctccatttccgctcggctgcccggagcactgttctgtgagctcgcaatgagtcgtcgagccacggagcgggaggggaggaccgagccggcctggaggataggg encodes:
- the LOC135524927 gene encoding tumor necrosis factor receptor superfamily member 17; amino-acid sequence: MSEGQCGLGYYYDGLVEECKQCYLRCNSPPRVCTTYCTQSSESKAPEPFNIRLTLVWLFVFLCAFTTLLLLLQVLRKKTCRRFPRNKLSRLQEAECPGTERVSDDFPEQTVVIMGQDSLTSGAGAMVLQEGTNCQTPDCNSNLPVPSTEEGTTILVTTKTVQIFNHTDDITEAKTLGLWRSGFAA